One stretch of Lachnospiraceae bacterium oral taxon 096 DNA includes these proteins:
- a CDS encoding phenylalanine--tRNA ligase subunit beta, with product MDTALSWIKAYVPGLEVSAHDYTEAMTLTGTKVEGYRELDKNLEKIVVGEICSIEKHPDADKLIICQVNIGADAPIQIVTGASNVHVGDKVPVVLDGGKVAGGHDGGPLPEDGIRIKKGKLRGVESFGMMCSIEELGADREYYPDAPESGIYILPTDSVPGDDAIEVIGLRDTVFEYEITSNRVDCYAVIGIAREAAATFGKEFVLPKIKPTGNHENVNDFLTVDVEDTELCKRYTARMVKNIQLAPSPKWMQKRLAASGIRPINNIVDITNYVMEEYGQPMHAYDYENIAGKKIVVKRAENGELFETLDGQERKLDDQVLMIRDGEKAIGIAGIMGGENSKITDDVQTMIFEAATFDGTNIRLSSKRLGLRTDASGKFEKGLDPNNAIDAINRACELIEELGAGEVVGGVVDIYPNKVEPSRVKFEPDRINRLLGTNISKEEMIGYFEKIELMYDEKTNEIVAPTFRQDIHVMADLAEEVARFFGYDKIPTTLPSGEATMGGITYKLRIEEQARETAQFLGFSEAMNYSFESPKVFDRLNFAKDSKDRMAIEIMNPLGEDFSVMRTTPLHGLLNSLSTNYNRRNKDVKLYELANVYRPKTLPLTELPDERMQFALGFYGAGDFFVMKGVVEEFFERVGLKEKVTYEPHCDRPFLHPGRRADIIYCGKTLGYLGEVHPEVAQNYKLGEKTYIAVLDMPALIPFTSFDIKYTGIAKYPAMTRDISMVVPKEILAGQIEEVIEKFGGDSLESYALFDIYEGDQIQEGFKSMAYTITFRRKERTLEEKEVVTAMDAIVNALKELGISLRA from the coding sequence ATGGATACAGCATTATCTTGGATTAAAGCGTATGTGCCAGGTTTAGAGGTGAGTGCACACGATTATACGGAGGCAATGACGCTTACGGGAACAAAGGTTGAAGGCTATCGGGAGCTGGACAAGAATTTAGAAAAAATTGTAGTGGGAGAAATTTGTTCAATTGAAAAGCACCCAGATGCAGATAAGTTGATTATTTGTCAGGTAAATATTGGAGCGGACGCACCAATTCAAATTGTAACGGGGGCGTCAAATGTCCATGTGGGAGACAAGGTTCCCGTAGTCCTTGATGGAGGAAAGGTTGCAGGGGGACATGATGGTGGACCGCTGCCAGAAGATGGCATCCGAATTAAAAAGGGAAAGCTTCGCGGTGTAGAATCTTTTGGAATGATGTGCTCTATTGAAGAGCTCGGTGCAGATCGAGAGTACTATCCTGACGCACCAGAAAGTGGAATTTATATTTTGCCAACAGATAGTGTGCCAGGAGATGATGCCATCGAAGTCATTGGTCTTCGAGATACTGTCTTTGAATACGAGATTACTTCCAATCGTGTGGATTGTTATGCTGTGATTGGAATTGCCAGAGAGGCCGCAGCGACATTTGGAAAAGAATTTGTTCTTCCAAAGATTAAGCCAACAGGAAATCACGAGAATGTCAATGACTTTTTGACTGTGGATGTAGAGGACACAGAACTTTGTAAGCGATATACAGCAAGAATGGTTAAGAATATTCAACTTGCTCCTTCTCCAAAGTGGATGCAAAAGCGACTGGCAGCAAGTGGAATTCGCCCAATCAACAACATTGTTGACATTACAAACTATGTGATGGAAGAATATGGTCAGCCAATGCATGCCTATGACTATGAAAATATTGCAGGAAAGAAAATTGTTGTAAAGCGTGCAGAAAATGGCGAACTCTTTGAGACATTGGATGGTCAAGAGAGAAAGTTAGATGATCAGGTTTTAATGATTCGTGATGGGGAAAAGGCAATCGGCATTGCGGGAATTATGGGCGGTGAGAATTCAAAGATTACAGATGATGTGCAGACTATGATTTTTGAGGCAGCAACATTTGATGGCACAAATATCCGACTCTCATCCAAACGTCTCGGACTTCGCACAGATGCATCTGGAAAGTTTGAAAAGGGACTTGATCCCAATAATGCCATCGATGCGATCAATCGTGCCTGTGAACTTATCGAGGAATTGGGTGCAGGTGAGGTCGTCGGTGGTGTTGTGGACATCTATCCAAATAAGGTTGAACCATCTCGTGTAAAATTTGAACCAGACCGAATCAATCGTTTGCTCGGAACGAATATTTCAAAGGAAGAGATGATTGGCTACTTTGAAAAAATTGAGTTGATGTATGATGAAAAGACCAATGAGATTGTTGCACCAACATTTCGTCAGGACATCCATGTAATGGCTGATCTGGCAGAGGAAGTGGCAAGATTCTTTGGCTATGATAAGATTCCGACAACATTACCAAGTGGAGAGGCAACGATGGGAGGAATTACCTATAAGTTACGCATCGAAGAACAGGCGAGAGAAACAGCACAATTTTTGGGATTTTCTGAGGCAATGAACTATTCATTTGAAAGTCCAAAAGTTTTTGATCGTTTAAACTTTGCAAAGGACAGCAAGGATCGCATGGCAATCGAAATTATGAATCCACTTGGAGAAGATTTCTCGGTGATGAGAACGACACCATTACATGGTCTTCTCAATTCATTGTCTACAAATTACAACAGAAGAAATAAGGATGTCAAACTCTATGAGCTTGCCAATGTTTACAGACCAAAGACTTTGCCGTTGACAGAGCTTCCAGATGAAAGAATGCAATTTGCTCTTGGATTTTATGGAGCGGGTGATTTCTTTGTGATGAAGGGCGTTGTGGAAGAGTTTTTTGAGCGAGTTGGTTTAAAGGAAAAAGTCACCTATGAACCTCATTGCGATAGACCATTTTTGCATCCAGGAAGAAGAGCAGATATCATTTATTGTGGAAAGACTTTGGGCTATCTGGGTGAGGTTCATCCAGAAGTTGCACAAAATTATAAGCTTGGAGAAAAGACATATATTGCTGTATTGGATATGCCGGCACTCATTCCATTTACTTCTTTTGATATTAAGTATACCGGCATTGCAAAGTATCCAGCAATGACAAGAGATATTTCTATGGTTGTTCCAAAAGAAATTTTGGCTGGACAGATTGAAGAGGTAATTGAAAAATTTGGTGGTGACAGTCTAGAATCTTATGCTCTATTTGATATCTATGAGGGAGACCAGATTCAGGAGGGATTTAAGTCAATGGCCTATACAATTACATTCCGTCGCAAGGAGAGAACTTTGGAGGAGAAAGAAGTTGTAACGGCAATGGATGCGATTGTCAATGCGTTAAAAGAGCTTGGAATTAGCTTGCGTGCTTAG
- the pheS gene encoding phenylalanine--tRNA ligase subunit alpha, protein MKEQLDKIKEEALQKIAKVNNLDMLNDLKVAYLGKKGELTAVLKGMKDVLPEDKPKVGQMVNEVRQMLEEKLAQTKDELVKIAREEQMKMETIDVTLPAKKNVLGHSHPNTVALNEVERIFTSMGYEVVEGPEIEYDEYNFAKLNIPANHPAKDEQDTFYINKEIVLRTQTSPVQARMMEKGKLPIRMISPGRVFRSDEVDATHSPSFHQVEGLVIDKNITFADLKGTLAEFAKMLFGPETKVKFRPHHFPFTEPSAEMDVTCFKCGGKGCRFCKGSGWIEILGCGMVHPNVLDMCGVDKNEYTGFAFGVGLERIALLKYEIDDMRLLYENDIRFLQQF, encoded by the coding sequence ATTAAGGAACAATTAGATAAAATTAAAGAAGAGGCACTTCAAAAGATTGCCAAAGTAAATAATCTAGATATGCTCAATGATTTAAAGGTTGCCTATCTTGGAAAAAAGGGCGAGCTTACGGCTGTACTAAAGGGAATGAAGGATGTTCTGCCTGAGGACAAGCCAAAGGTTGGACAGATGGTCAATGAAGTGAGACAGATGCTAGAGGAAAAGCTGGCACAGACAAAGGATGAACTGGTAAAGATTGCACGAGAAGAGCAAATGAAGATGGAAACCATTGATGTAACTTTGCCTGCAAAGAAAAATGTATTGGGACATAGTCATCCAAATACAGTTGCACTCAATGAGGTGGAGAGAATTTTCACCTCCATGGGCTATGAAGTTGTGGAAGGACCAGAGATTGAGTATGATGAGTACAATTTTGCAAAGCTCAATATTCCAGCCAATCACCCAGCAAAGGACGAGCAAGATACATTTTATATCAACAAGGAAATTGTGTTGAGAACACAAACTTCTCCAGTGCAAGCCAGAATGATGGAAAAGGGAAAATTGCCAATCCGTATGATTTCTCCAGGTCGAGTTTTCCGTTCTGATGAAGTTGATGCAACACATTCTCCAAGTTTCCATCAGGTCGAAGGATTGGTTATTGATAAGAATATTACATTTGCAGATTTAAAGGGAACTTTGGCAGAATTTGCCAAAATGCTTTTTGGACCAGAGACAAAAGTGAAATTTAGACCGCATCACTTCCCATTTACAGAGCCAAGTGCGGAGATGGATGTAACTTGTTTTAAATGTGGAGGCAAGGGATGTCGTTTCTGTAAGGGCAGTGGCTGGATTGAAATCTTAGGTTGTGGAATGGTGCATCCAAATGTGCTGGATATGTGTGGTGTGGATAAAAATGAATATACAGGTTTTGCCTTTGGTGTGGGCCTGGAAAGAATCGCACTTTTGAAATATGAAATTGATGATATGCGCCTATTATATGAAAATGATATTCGTTTTTTACAGCAGTTCTAA
- a CDS encoding energy-coupled thiamine transporter ThiT, with product MKIKELIVCAMALALGFIASYIKIFAMPFGGAVTLFSMFFVCLIGYWYGLKAGILGGFAYGVLQFLQEPYVLSIFQVCCDYFFAFAALGLSGAFRNQKHGFEKGFLLAVIVRGFFHSLGGYLYWFSYMPENFPQSLKMFYPVIYNYSYLLAEGILTLLIIQVPAVKSAMNYVKRELIGGTQ from the coding sequence ATGAAGATTAAAGAGTTGATTGTATGTGCAATGGCATTGGCACTCGGTTTTATTGCTTCGTATATTAAAATTTTTGCTATGCCTTTTGGAGGAGCTGTTACACTGTTTAGTATGTTTTTTGTCTGTTTAATTGGCTATTGGTATGGTTTAAAGGCAGGAATTTTAGGTGGTTTCGCTTATGGCGTTTTACAATTTTTACAGGAACCCTATGTGCTTTCCATTTTTCAAGTTTGCTGTGACTATTTCTTTGCCTTTGCTGCGTTGGGACTTTCAGGGGCATTTAGAAATCAGAAGCATGGTTTTGAAAAGGGATTTTTATTGGCTGTGATAGTGAGAGGTTTTTTTCATTCTCTGGGGGGATATTTGTATTGGTTTTCCTATATGCCAGAAAATTTCCCACAGAGCTTGAAGATGTTTTATCCTGTGATTTATAATTATAGTTATTTGTTAGCTGAGGGTATTTTGACACTTTTGATTATTCAGGTGCCAGCAGTAAAAAGTGCGATGAACTATGTGAAAAGAGAGCTCATTGGTGGCACACAGTAG
- a CDS encoding ABC transporter ATP-binding protein, with the protein MQKNNSKSTMRRILILIKPYRLRMCLGILLAIVVVITTLLLPILTGKAVDTILGKDHVNFEKLAKIILQMILAMMVTSVAQWLMSAINNSVVYRMIRDIRMQAFDKLQRLPISYIDGNSHGDIISRIINDVDQFSDGLLLGFSQLLTGVLTILLTLVFMFSVSIRITLVVILVTPLSMFVAAFIAKKSYVHFKNQSTRRGEMTGIVDEMVGGISTIKAFGVEEMALDSFEQADENLRDAYVKATFFSSISNPATRFVNALVYAGVGITGALLAISGYISVGQLASVLSYAQQYTKPFNDISGVVTELQNSIACAARVFALIDESEIVADPENAVKLKNVEGNVKLEDVEFSYVPDKKFIDNLNIDVKKGQRVAFVGPTGCGKTTVINLLMRFYEITGGKISVEGISTKKVTRDSLVKSFGMVLQDTWLKSGTIRENIAMGKPDASMEEIVAAAKEAYADGFIRRLPNGYDTVITEGGENFSAGQRQLLCIARVMLCLPPILILDEATSSIDTRTELKIQDAFDKMMQGRTSFIVAHRLSTIRSADVIMVMKDGHIIESGKHEELLEKKGFYANLYNSQFA; encoded by the coding sequence ATGCAGAAAAATAATTCAAAGAGTACAATGCGAAGAATATTGATATTAATTAAGCCCTATCGTCTGCGTATGTGTTTGGGTATTCTTCTTGCCATCGTTGTGGTGATTACAACCTTACTTCTTCCTATACTTACAGGAAAAGCAGTGGACACCATATTGGGAAAGGATCATGTAAACTTTGAAAAACTTGCAAAAATTATTCTTCAGATGATTTTGGCAATGATGGTTACTTCTGTTGCACAGTGGTTGATGTCAGCAATCAATAATTCGGTGGTGTATCGAATGATTCGAGATATTCGAATGCAAGCCTTTGATAAATTGCAAAGACTTCCCATCTCCTACATTGATGGAAACAGTCATGGAGATATCATCAGTCGAATTATTAATGATGTGGATCAATTCTCAGATGGTTTACTTCTTGGATTTTCCCAATTACTCACGGGAGTGTTGACAATTCTTTTGACTTTAGTCTTTATGTTCAGCGTCAGTATTCGAATTACATTGGTTGTTATTTTGGTCACTCCACTGTCTATGTTTGTGGCTGCATTTATTGCAAAGAAGAGCTATGTCCATTTTAAAAATCAATCCACAAGACGTGGAGAGATGACGGGAATTGTCGATGAGATGGTGGGAGGAATTTCGACGATCAAAGCTTTTGGTGTAGAAGAAATGGCACTGGATAGTTTTGAACAAGCAGATGAAAATCTAAGAGATGCCTATGTCAAGGCAACCTTTTTCTCCTCGATATCTAACCCTGCAACAAGATTTGTCAATGCACTTGTCTATGCAGGCGTGGGGATTACAGGTGCACTTTTAGCTATCTCTGGCTATATTTCGGTTGGACAATTAGCAAGTGTATTGAGCTATGCACAGCAGTACACGAAGCCATTCAATGATATTTCGGGCGTGGTGACAGAGTTACAAAATTCTATTGCCTGTGCAGCTAGAGTATTTGCATTGATTGATGAGAGTGAGATTGTAGCTGATCCAGAAAATGCAGTGAAATTAAAAAATGTTGAGGGCAATGTAAAATTAGAAGATGTCGAATTTTCTTATGTTCCAGATAAGAAGTTTATTGATAATCTCAATATTGATGTCAAGAAAGGGCAAAGAGTTGCCTTTGTTGGGCCGACAGGTTGCGGAAAGACTACAGTCATTAATCTTTTGATGCGTTTTTATGAAATTACAGGTGGAAAGATTAGTGTTGAGGGGATTAGTACAAAGAAGGTGACAAGGGATTCTTTGGTGAAGTCCTTTGGTATGGTTTTGCAGGATACTTGGTTAAAGTCTGGAACCATTAGAGAAAATATTGCTATGGGAAAGCCAGATGCCAGTATGGAAGAAATTGTGGCTGCGGCGAAGGAAGCCTATGCGGATGGATTTATTCGTCGATTACCAAATGGCTATGATACTGTTATTACAGAAGGCGGAGAAAACTTTTCTGCAGGTCAGCGTCAGCTTTTGTGTATTGCCAGAGTGATGCTTTGCTTACCTCCAATTTTAATCTTGGATGAGGCAACATCTTCGATTGATACGAGAACCGAATTAAAGATTCAAGATGCCTTTGATAAGATGATGCAGGGAAGGACAAGCTTTATTGTTGCCCACAGACTCTCAACCATTCGAAGTGCGGATGTCATTATGGTTATGAAGGACGGACATATTATTGAGAGTGGAAAACATGAGGAGTTGCTGGAGAAAAAGGGATTTTATGCAAATTTGTATAATAGTCAGTTTGCTTAG